The Penicillium digitatum chromosome 6, complete sequence genome contains the following window.
AATAAGCCATGCCTTATAGTTGTTCATCTCCAGTATTTGTTGTTGATATGCTGCTTGAGCTTTGCCCTTGCCATGATCGAAAGCGGACTCCATTTTCTTTCTGCGAGATTCAACCTCCTGGCATGCACCATCGTATTTACCTTTGGCTTTTTTGAGTTCGCCATACGCTGCATCCCGTTCCTTTTCCAGCTTTCCATGATATTCAACGTGGCATTTGCGGATCTCTTCATATTGAATGGCAGCTTGTTTCAGAGGATCCGCCACTTGCACTACCAATTCTGACGCAAACTTGTCCCGCTCGGCGGCGTGAGATTCCACGGCGTTCAATTGCGTAGTCCATGTGGTGAGTGATGCGCTTTCGAGGGAACCGGGGGTTAACGTGGGTGTATCGCCTACACTCAAGGGGCTGATCTTCTTCGACTTGCGGTCAGAATACTTCTTGCACAGGGCCGTTAACTTGGATGCGTATTCCTTCTCGATAGCACTGCGCTCGCGGTAGAATTGGTGTATCTCGTCTACCCATGATATACCATTTGATACCTGTGCAACACGTTTGCATTAGCTCCACTTCAAGCGCACAGGGTGATCTGACGGGTTGGTTGCGGGGAAAGGATGTCGGGACCATACCCAAGTGTTAACTGGTTTGAAGGAATCCTATATAAAATAATCTTATTAGTTATACATCTGGGACTATGACCATACAAGGTGTTGTATGGATACCTTTAACTCAGCACCGAATTGGGGAGCGACGTCTGCGGCCGCCATAGCTGGATTAAGATCCCAAGGCAGACGCGCATGGGACAGCGCGGGAATGGAAGGCCAAACAATGAAATGGGGTTGCCGAATATCAGCGCTGCTCTTCAATGAGCTACTTGTCTTGAAATCAATTAAATAAATCGATATCTCCAACTAGGCAGTGTTCAATGGGCTACTGAGGCCATTCAGACAGGAAGAGTGAGCTCAATGGCCAAGGCGGGGAGAAGACTGGTCCCTGTGACAGTACCAAACACACACGTTGCTGGGAATTAGTATTTTGCCTGCCCTCCTGTGACAATACcattaccttttttttcactttgACTCAATTCGGACTAGTTCTCTATCCCTCCAGCGTCATCTGTTTTTGCTCTTCCGTTCAGAGGGCTATTGTTCTCTTTGGCTATTGTTCTTCTCTCCTTGGTGCTTGGATTTCTGATTTCCTCCATTCTACCTGAGTACCAACCGAAGCCGTTCTCAGTTGACGCCATATCTACTCAATCGCGCACTCGGCCATTTGATTTCATTTCGAACTTTTCTTTACCCCACGACCACCCCTCCACCCTTCCTTCTCCAACTCTTTCTGGGTTTTAAAGATACCCACCAGACTTTCGTGCAATGTCTGATAGTCAAGAGACCACTGCTGCGGGCTCCTTGGCTGACCGTATCACCAAACCTGATGAGTCGAAGCCAACCGGTACGAAACGAGACCACGCCACCGTCGCTGATTCCTCCAGTCCACACGACCGGAAAACACGCAATACCCCGGTTGTTAGCTAACGtgttttctttgatttccCAGATACCTCCAATGTCTCCACCACTCCTAAGGAGGACGGAGCCTCTGCCCCCGCGCAGGGCTCGGCAGAGCTCGAAGAGCCCGACTACACTGTCGCTGTGAAATTAAGTGATTTACAAGCGGATCCAAACAACCCCCTGTACTCAGTCAAGAGCTTTGAAGATCTGGGCCTGTAAGTGCTAATTATTGATACGCCGTTGGAAAAAATGTCTCGCAACTAACTTGATTGACAATCCAGTGACGCGCGCATTCTGAAAGGTCTCTCGACCATGAATTTCCGCAAGCCGTCCAAGGTCCAAGAGCGCGCTCTTCCCCTTTTGATGAGCAATCCCCCGAAGAATTTGGTTGGTCAGTCGCAGTCCGGTACCGGCAAAACTGCGGCCTTCGTCCTCAATGTCCTCAGTCGTCTCGACCTCTCAACGGAGCAGTTGCAGATGACGCCTCAAGCTCTGATCCTCGCTCCTACCCGCGAATTGGCTCGCCAGATTGTCGGCGTTATCCAGATTATGGGTCAGTTCCTTGAAGGTCTCGTCATCGGCACTGCTGTTCCTGCCGATTCCAATGCTCGCCCATCGAAGATGGATTGCTCGGTTGTGGTTGGCACACCTGGAACTGTTCAGGATATGATTAAGAAGCGTATTATGAACCCTACTGGATTGAAGGTGCTTGTTCTAGATGAGGCGGATAACATGCTTGACCAGCAAGGCCTGGGAGACCAATGTATTCGGGCCAAGGCGTAAGTACTTTGAAATTCCTGGCACTCAAAGCTTTCAGCTAATTGTTCCTCTGGGTAGGATGATTCCTCGGAATGTTCAAATCGTCCTGTTTTCCGCAACCTTCCCCGCTCACGTCTACCGCTATGCGGGCAAGTTTGCCCCTGCTGCAAACGAGATTACACTCCAACACGAAGAGTTGACTGTTGAGGGCATCAAACAACTCTACATGGATTGCAGCACTGACGAGGAGAAATATCAAAACCTCGTCCAGCTCTATGGGCTGCTCACTGTCGGATCCTCAATCATTTTCGTCCGAGTAAGTATCCTCTCGGATTAACATTGGACTATTGCTGATCCCCGTATAGACCCGTGCCTCTGCCGTTGAGATTGAGAAGCGGATGGTTGCCGAGGGCCACACTGTCGCCTCGCTGACTGGTGGCGTCGAGGGATCTCAGCGTGACGCGGTGATTGATTCCTTCCGCAGCGGCGAAGCCAAGGTTCTGATCACGACCAACGTTCTTGCTCGTGGGATCGATGTATCTACAGTCTCCTTGGTCGTAAACTACGTGAGTTGATTATTCACCCGCCTTCACGTTCAGGACTAAACCTTCTGCCCTTCAGGACATCCCCGAGGAATATTCTTCTGGTCAGCGCACCAACACACCCGACTACCAGACCTATTTGCATCGCATTGGTCGTACTGGTCGTTTTGGTCGTATTGGCGTTGCAATCTCATTTGTTTCCAACCGAAATGAGTGGGAAATGCTTCGCAAGATCCAAGAGCACTTCCAGTGCATCATCGACCGCATTGATACCAGCGACTGGGATGAAGTGGAGGATATGATCAAGAAAACGATCAAGAATACCCGAGCTCAGGCCGACTTTGTCCGGAGCAATTAAATGCACAAAAAGTCAGTGTCGATGTCGAACAAGATCCAATGATCCCTTCACTCAATCCCGATTTTCAGAATTGAACGAATTATTTCACGTTCCATGCTTCGAAGAGTGACGAaatctcttctcttttttgcGGGTCAGGGGGGCGAGGGGAAATTAGATACCTATTTGCGCGCATGGCTGCCCCTGCAGCCCGTCTCACCTCTCTGGTCTGCACATGCCAGATATGCTGAAAGAGGCGGCTGGCTTCAACTCGAAGTAGTCAGTTGCTCTTCAAAAACACACCAATTTTTTTCCAACCCGTTTGTAGATTGTCTTTTTCATGTCACTATGAACTTTTCTCGTGGGTTGTTCTTTCGGCACCTGTTAATCTTCTATCCATTCAGATTCTCTCGCATCTTCCTCATCTTGCCATGGAGCCATTTCATGCTCCGTCCATGCATTTACCTAAAGTAGAGAGCGAAACTAAAGAATTGCTGCCCCCAACCCCGGTTAGTCCTCACACATACCGTCAATGCATGCCGCACTGCTGGCTCTTCCTGGCTCACCTGATGCACAACTCTTTGCCATAACCATCTTGATATACCCCGCGAGCTCGCGCGACGTATACCACCGGAAGGAATCGAGGTTTCGCGGCTCTCTGAGCGTGAGGCTGACCTGGCTTGTGTCGACTAGTCGGTGAAGCGATTCTTCTACATGGAGAGGCTGAGGTTGAGAGCAGAGAGGATAGTAGGGCGTTGCTTGCTTTGCGGGGGGCTTGAGGGCGTCACTAGTCGGATAAAAAGTTCAAAGAAATCCACGATACGCTCCTTGGGGGCGACTTGATGAACCTCCCCCGATGTGACATGCCTGGACGCGTCTGTGCCGCAAGTGGAGCAACTGGGAAGTCCCACATTCTGTCTGTTGAAAGTTCAAGTTGATTTTTCATAATTAATATACCTTTGGATCTTTTCAACGCTAAACTATAATTGATTTCATGCATACACCAAGACTCCTACGGAATCGAGATTAGCGGCGTCAATGTAGTCTGACGCCTCTGTGATTTGGGCAAGATCGCATGGTTTGGATTGGTCGGGAAAGCCGACTACTAAATACTATGGAATAGGTACGGTGGAATAATCTAACTATACGTGATAGAATGGTCCTAAAAACTTAAACTTGGTATCTATAAAAGTGAATATTTAAATTTCAACATACAACATGCAGTGGAAAAATTCCCGGATCTCAGATTTGAGATCTGGCCTCTGATTGGTCAAGAAAGCATCGGTCACATGACTAGAGTGGGTTTAGCAATGTGATTACATTGCCATTGATAGACTACGACCAGATGGCGCTCTTGGATTCTGATTGGTTTGGCTACAGGAGGACATCGACGAGCTTGTTGAATTGTCCACATCGCCCGTCTAAGGGCACTAACCGGcccctgaaattttttttttcaaaaaatacggacccccgcaagcgagggtccgccaccaattcgtagGGGATCACCCAAACGTCGGTTTTttcatatgttgtatacaaATAATACCGGTTATTAGTAGTGAGGGTAAGGTAGAGAGtagtgttacggacctacccgtcaccaatcaatggtgccccaccgggtacacagatgggccaccaagagccaatagatctTTCTGTCAGCAGATCACGTGCAACACTGTATACACTGGCGTTCCCAGGtatcgaaggaaaaggaagtccTTACTAGTCACTAAAGTTAGATTGTCCCTTTAGTTTTAGGATAGAGGCCGAGATATTAATCTCGTTTAGACTAAGAATATAGTCCTCGATCTCGTAGGTTTATTCTATCGGTATCGTGAGGATAACGAGGGAGAgattagacttccgcaaagctcgaaaagctccaaaagcccgaaacccgactcgaccctcaaaagggtcgggtttcgaacttttggagctttgcggaagtctaggaGAGATCGGCGACGACGAGGTTAGACCCACCGTTCGATACATGGTATCCTGGGGGTTTCGTCGGCGTAACTGGACGGCGACGATGAGGTTGGACCCACCGTTCGATAGATGGTATCTAAGAAGGTTAGACAAGGTGTAAGTCTCGTCAAATTGGATTAGTGAAAACTTCTGATTTATGGGGTCAAAAATCTCCACCGTGGTGCGACGTAGGCACCAAAAAAATGGGGtaaccagggtttcgagggTTGCGTTATATAATAGCCTCGAAAGTAACGGCGCTTATAACCAGATAGAGATGTATCATAGTTTCTACTATGAAGTGTAGATAtaactggaaaatctctgttgtgcgtgaagagagagagaaactatctacaagatgggaaactaagtactaggagcatgtggtagcatgtgaatattcacatgcttccaaCAGTTAGCTATAGagaattcagagtattttaTGCCTATCTTTTAGTCGTCTTATACATTGTTGAAACTGTAGATTTGTGTCAGCGATTATCAAGTTTCTTATCTGGCAGAAACGGTATTGTCAGATTTGGCCCAAATGGGCTGCCGTACAGCATGTCCATCCTCCCCGAAGACTGCCAACAGTTTCACCAAGCGAATGCTGGAGTCTCTCCTTTGCAGGTCACCCCCTAATTTTTTCCCTCAAGTACCGGGCCCTGTGGCACACAGCGACCCAAAACAACCTTGCAGAAAATTGGTCCAAACTATTATCATGATGAGAACGCGTCGGCTCCTTAGAGAAGAAATCACTTATTCCCTCGCCAAGGAACGGGAGGTAAACATCCTTCATCAGCTAGGATATTTCGATCAGCAGTGCCACTTCTTCTCCCACCTCTATGCTAGAAGAGAATGGATGAAAGCTATCATAGCTCATCATTTAGGTTTCAGATCTACCGATATGTGCCATATTGCAAAAATGGATGATTGGTTCCGTGGCAGCTTCAACGTTTGCGTTCCTGTTACCATTGAGAACTGGAAGGAACGACAGCAGCCGGGACTTCGTGTTATCCTCCGATTTCCTCTCCCATATCGCGTCGGGGAGGGCTTTCGGCCTGGGAACGGGGATGAAAAGATCCGGTGCGAAGCTGGTGCTTATGCATGGCTCCAACAGAATTGTCCAGATGTTCCGATTGCACGACTATACGGGTTTGCTATGTCAACAGGTGAAACTGTACGAAACAAAATGTTCTTGCTAAAAACACAACGACTAATCCTCACAACGTAGTTTACACGAATTGAACACCTACCTTTCCTTAGCCGTTGTTTCCAGTCCCTGCGCCGTCGGTTACTACAATGGCTTCGTTTGCCAGTCCCGTCGTACTACGTTCGCCGTTCAAATACAATCAATACCTGTCTAGATGG
Protein-coding sequences here:
- a CDS encoding ATP dependent RNA helicase (Dbp5), putative; this encodes MSDSQETTAAGSLADRITKPDESKPTDTSNVSTTPKEDGASAPAQGSAELEEPDYTVAVKLSDLQADPNNPLYSVKSFEDLGLDARILKGLSTMNFRKPSKVQERALPLLMSNPPKNLVGQSQSGTGKTAAFVLNVLSRLDLSTEQLQMTPQALILAPTRELARQIVGVIQIMGQFLEGLVIGTAVPADSNARPSKMDCSVVVGTPGTVQDMIKKRIMNPTGLKVLVLDEADNMLDQQGLGDQCIRAKAMIPRNVQIVLFSATFPAHVYRYAGKFAPAANEITLQHEELTVEGIKQLYMDCSTDEEKYQNLVQLYGLLTVGSSIIFVRTRASAVEIEKRMVAEGHTVASLTGGVEGSQRDAVIDSFRSGEAKVLITTNVLARGIDVSTVSLVVNYDIPEEYSSGQRTNTPDYQTYLHRIGRTGRFGRIGVAISFVSNRNEWEMLRKIQEHFQCIIDRIDTSDWDEVEDMIKKTIKNTRAQADFVRSN